From a region of the Alosa sapidissima isolate fAloSap1 chromosome 9, fAloSap1.pri, whole genome shotgun sequence genome:
- the LOC121719462 gene encoding polymeric immunoglobulin receptor-like, whose product MKRLIYFLFFFYLSTDIADAFRVIGYVGRTVNIKCVYENKYENNNKYFCKGRLAISCTVQIETPHKNQWVNGGRFSLYDNTTGGFFMVIFRDLTLQDTGRYHCAVKKPSIDKSEVAALDIKSGTCCVKPLTIFAYEGETVNISCRYPNRHLNTPKFFCRHSADLDCKYRLVTQHNQVWVSDGRLALHDNREDRILTVTLKNSSIGDSGSYRCGVEMERYSSLITNVELNFTTWCCEQHLNVTEFSDGDTAFISCPYPQGFEDEEKFFCRGERRDNCSDQITVSETGVCTVNGRFSALDNTTTRSVKVTIKDLRPGDSGTYWCGFDRLWRPADYTRVVLSVGSRTPSATDASQTTSSLILLSSATSSSSSSDSGLVIPVSVSAAVLVMIIIILIIIILIWRSRINKTNEPKISSNITMTSIESNKQVVNTEASYDDVEDVSPYANSGTTESTLSTVYATAQLPTALPDNAIYSNTQLTTQLAGAASRSDGATYAFIQHPDQSADTLTYASCMFNESTHRLSAIDRDKDDSSCDYASVKPQSTR is encoded by the exons ATGAAGAGGCTTATCtatttcctcttcttcttctaccTGAGCACAG ATATTGCTGATGCATTTCGTGTGATAGGATATGTTGGGAGGACCGTCAACATCAAATGTGTTTATGAAAATAAATATGAGAACAATAACAAATACTTCTGCAAGGGCAGATTAGCAATATCATGTACAGTTCAGATAGAGACACCCCATAAAAATCAGTGGGTGAATGGTGGGAGATTTTCTCTGTATGACAACACCACTGGAGGATTCTTTATGGTGATCTTCAGAGACCTGACACTACAGGACACTGGGAGATATCACTGTGCTGTGAAAAAGCCTTCAATTGACAAATCTGAAGTGGCCGCACTGGATATAAAATCTG gaACTTGCTGTGTAAAACCCCTCACAATTTTTGCCTATGAAGGAGAAACTGTGAACATTAGCTGTCGTTACCCAAATAGGCACCTCAACACACCCAAGTTCTTCTGCAGACACTCTGCAGACCTGGACTGCAAGTACAGATTAGTGACCCAACACAACCAAGTCTGGGTTAGTGATGGGAGGTTAGCATTACATGACAACAGAGAGGACAGAATTCTGACGGTGACCCTGAAGAACTCCAGCATTGGTGATTCTGGGTCCTACCGGTGTGGAGTTGAGATGGAGCGATACAGCAGCTTGATCACAAATGTGGAGTTGAATTTCACCA CCTGGTGTTGTGAGCAGCATCTCAATGTGACGGAGTTCTCAGATGGAGATACAGCCTTTATCAGTTGCCCTTACCCACAAGGCTTTGAGGACGAGGAGAAGTTCTTCTGCAGAGGAGAGCGCCGTGACAACTGCTCGGATCAAATCACGGTCAGCGAGACTGGTGTCTGCACGGTCAATGGGAGGTTCTCTGCCTTGGATAACACTACCACTCGCAGTGTTAAGGTAACCATCAAAGACCTGAGACCAGGGGATTCTGGGACATATTGGTGTGGGTTTGATAGACTCTGGAGACCGGCCGACTACACAAGGGTCGTTTTGTCTGTGG GGAGCAGGACGCCCAGTGCAACTGATGCTAGTCAAACAACGTCATCACTGATATTACTCTCATcagcaacatcatcatcatcgtcatcag ACTCTGGTCTGGTCATCCCAGTATCTGTGAGCGCAGCTGTGCTGGTgatgatcatcatcatcctcatcatcatcatcctcatctggAGAAGCAGAATCAACAAGACAAATG aACCCAAGATATCATCTAATATCACGATGACAAGCATAGAGAGCAACAAACAG GTTGTCAACACGGAAGCCTCCTATGATGACGTTGAAGACGTTAGCCCGTATGCTAACTCTGGAACCACTGAATCTACACTTAGCACAGTTTACGCCACAGCCCAACTACCCACAGCCCTCCCTGACAACGCTATCTACTCCAACACTCAACTCACAACCCAACTGGCTGGAGCTGCATCCAGATCTGATGGAGCTACATACGCCTTTATTCAGCATCCAGATCAGTCTGCAGACACTCTGACATATGCTAGCTGCATGTTTAATGAGAGCACACACAGGCTCTCTGCCATAGACAGAGATAAAGACGACAGCTCCTGTGATTATGCATCTGTGAAACCTCAATCCACTAGATAA